A region from the Kribbella shirazensis genome encodes:
- a CDS encoding helix-turn-helix transcriptional regulator, which yields MTTVSEATDRKVTAQRRELGVFLRSRRERIQPDEVGFAPGGRRRTPGLRREEVALLAGVGVTWYTWLEQGRDINVSAQVLEAIATALRFDRQERSHLFRLAGLRYGPAQSVCSALPPSVQKTLDAVSPYPAVVLNERYDILAFNKAYCKVVLDLEQVPVEERNMLWVSFVSDDWKCSFLDGAKTKHHMVATFRAASADHLGDALWQDLIQGLLSNSPYFAELWERYDVATPSTRTKMLEVDGYGILRIEPINLWLSQLGPLRATVYTALDEETEDKLRQIVDG from the coding sequence ATGACCACTGTCTCAGAGGCCACCGACAGAAAGGTGACTGCCCAGCGCCGGGAGCTCGGGGTCTTCCTGCGGAGCCGGCGTGAGCGGATCCAGCCGGACGAGGTCGGGTTCGCACCGGGCGGCCGGCGCCGGACACCGGGCCTGCGGCGCGAGGAGGTCGCGCTGCTCGCGGGGGTCGGCGTCACCTGGTACACGTGGCTCGAGCAGGGCCGTGACATCAACGTGTCCGCCCAGGTCCTGGAGGCGATCGCGACCGCGCTGCGGTTCGACCGGCAGGAGCGCAGTCACCTGTTCCGGCTGGCCGGGCTCCGGTACGGCCCGGCGCAGAGCGTGTGCTCGGCGCTGCCTCCGTCGGTGCAGAAGACGCTCGACGCTGTCTCGCCGTACCCGGCCGTGGTGCTGAACGAGCGGTACGACATCCTCGCCTTCAACAAGGCGTACTGCAAAGTGGTCCTAGACCTCGAGCAGGTACCGGTCGAGGAGCGGAACATGCTCTGGGTCAGCTTCGTCTCGGACGACTGGAAGTGCAGCTTCCTCGACGGCGCGAAGACCAAGCACCACATGGTCGCGACGTTCCGGGCCGCCTCGGCCGACCACCTCGGCGACGCGCTCTGGCAGGACCTGATCCAGGGGCTGCTGAGCAACTCGCCGTACTTCGCGGAGCTCTGGGAGCGGTACGACGTGGCGACGCCGAGCACTCGCACCAAAATGCTGGAGGTCGACGGGTACGGCATCCTCCGGATCGAGCCGATCAACCTGTGGCTGTCGCAGCTCGGGCCGCTCCGGGCCACCGTCTACACGGCGCTCGACGAGGAGACCGAGGACAAACTCCGGCAGATCGTGGACGGGTGA
- a CDS encoding MFS transporter, which translates to MTDQLHATTSVTARPQDAAGPLKPVALTTLIFGAFLPMLSFFVINVALPAIGSDLHATSGELQLVVGSYGIAVATLLVVGGRLGDTFGRKRLFLIGLTGFTVTSLICAIAPNIGVLLVARVVQGAAGAAVTPQVLATITSVLTGTRRARAMAMYGVAGGAAAAFGQILGGVLVEANVFDLGWRAVFLVNVPVGVLGVAAAIRLIPETKADKSQRVDLVGAALLALTLVLLLLPLTEGRPLGWPLWTWLCLAATIPAVVVLGVHQHRAERSGSAPLIPPTVLRLKVMRIGLQMAVAFFTTFGGFMFVFALATQGEAGMSPLEGGLSLLPMAVGFLITSIYGPRLQVRYGAGLIVRGWIIQGVGYALLAVVALTLWPNVDPWKLAVPMLVAGFGSGLVMIPLMGVVLSQVPPAQAGLGSGILLTSQQTCLALGAATVGTAYLALASTSWGQGGALAAVAIAIAAISLLMTPITNQLRSSGKGV; encoded by the coding sequence ATGACAGATCAGCTCCATGCCACCACTTCGGTCACCGCCCGGCCGCAGGACGCCGCGGGGCCGTTGAAGCCGGTGGCTCTCACCACTCTGATCTTCGGCGCGTTCCTCCCGATGCTCTCGTTCTTCGTCATCAACGTCGCGCTGCCGGCGATCGGCTCCGATCTGCACGCCACCTCCGGCGAGCTCCAGCTCGTCGTCGGCAGCTACGGGATCGCCGTGGCGACCCTGCTCGTCGTCGGGGGACGCCTCGGTGACACCTTCGGCCGCAAGCGCCTGTTCCTGATCGGCCTGACGGGTTTCACCGTGACGTCGCTGATCTGTGCGATCGCCCCGAATATCGGCGTGCTTCTCGTCGCACGAGTCGTCCAGGGGGCCGCAGGCGCCGCCGTCACGCCGCAGGTGCTGGCGACGATCACCAGCGTGCTCACCGGCACGCGCCGCGCTCGGGCGATGGCCATGTACGGCGTGGCGGGCGGGGCCGCGGCCGCGTTCGGTCAGATCCTCGGTGGTGTCCTGGTCGAGGCGAACGTGTTCGACCTCGGATGGCGGGCCGTGTTCCTCGTCAACGTCCCGGTCGGTGTGCTGGGCGTGGCCGCGGCGATCCGGTTGATCCCGGAGACCAAGGCGGACAAGTCGCAGCGCGTCGACCTCGTCGGGGCAGCGCTGCTCGCGCTGACGCTGGTCCTCCTGCTCCTACCGCTTACGGAGGGGCGACCGCTTGGCTGGCCATTGTGGACGTGGCTCTGCCTGGCCGCCACGATCCCGGCCGTGGTGGTGCTCGGCGTCCACCAGCATCGGGCCGAGCGGTCCGGGTCGGCTCCACTGATTCCACCCACCGTGCTGCGTCTCAAGGTGATGCGGATCGGTCTGCAAATGGCAGTGGCGTTCTTCACGACGTTCGGCGGCTTCATGTTCGTCTTCGCGCTCGCCACCCAGGGCGAGGCGGGCATGTCTCCGCTGGAAGGCGGCCTGAGCCTGCTGCCGATGGCCGTCGGCTTCCTGATCACCTCGATCTACGGTCCTCGCCTCCAGGTGCGGTACGGCGCCGGCCTCATCGTGCGCGGCTGGATCATCCAGGGCGTCGGGTACGCGCTGCTCGCGGTCGTGGCCCTCACCCTGTGGCCGAACGTCGACCCGTGGAAGCTCGCCGTACCGATGCTGGTCGCGGGCTTCGGCTCCGGCCTGGTGATGATTCCGCTGATGGGGGTAGTACTCAGCCAGGTCCCACCGGCGCAGGCAGGCCTAGGCTCCGGCATCCTGCTCACGAGCCAGCAAACCTGCCTGGCGCTGGGCGCCGCAACGGTCGGTACGGCGTACCTCGCACTAGCCAGCACATCCTGGGGCCAAGGCGGCGCACTGGCCGCCGTGGCAATCGCCATCGCAGCAATCTCGTTGCTGATGACACCGATCACCAACCAGTTGCGGTCCAGTGGGAAGGGCGTGTGA
- a CDS encoding pentapeptide repeat-containing protein, with amino-acid sequence MPNRTDLQADCGSCFGLCCVALTFARSADFAIDKPAGEACPNLADDFRCTIHTKLRSKGFPGCTVYDCFGAGQEISRRAGKSWREQPGADMFAALPILRQLHELLWYLTEALEHNKNLQPAIDRVESVSRTADLMTVDVAAERAVVNELLLETSRLVRGKQPKKKERRGADLIGARLRGADLAKANLRGAYLIGADLRGADLRQADLIGADLRDADVRGADLTGALFLTQSQLNAARGDHTTRIPASLTRPSHWTATGW; translated from the coding sequence TTGCCGAACAGAACTGACCTGCAGGCCGACTGCGGTAGCTGCTTCGGCCTCTGTTGTGTCGCGCTGACGTTCGCCAGGTCGGCGGACTTCGCGATCGACAAACCTGCCGGTGAGGCCTGTCCCAATCTCGCGGACGATTTCCGCTGCACGATCCACACCAAGCTGCGCTCGAAGGGCTTCCCCGGCTGCACGGTCTATGACTGCTTCGGCGCCGGCCAGGAGATCTCCCGCCGCGCCGGCAAGAGCTGGCGCGAGCAACCGGGCGCCGACATGTTCGCCGCGCTGCCGATCCTCCGCCAGCTCCACGAGCTGCTCTGGTACCTCACGGAAGCCCTGGAACACAACAAGAATCTCCAGCCCGCGATCGACCGCGTCGAGAGCGTCAGCCGTACTGCGGACCTCATGACCGTCGACGTGGCGGCCGAGCGGGCAGTCGTCAACGAGCTGCTGCTCGAGACCAGCCGGCTCGTCCGCGGCAAGCAGCCCAAGAAGAAGGAGCGCCGCGGCGCGGACCTCATCGGGGCCCGCCTCCGCGGCGCCGACCTCGCGAAAGCCAACCTCCGCGGCGCCTACCTGATCGGCGCCGACCTCCGCGGAGCCGACCTCCGGCAGGCAGATCTCATCGGCGCGGACCTACGGGACGCCGATGTCCGCGGCGCCGACCTGACAGGTGCTCTCTTCCTCACCCAGTCCCAGCTCAACGCCGCCCGCGGCGATCACACGACGCGGATCCCCGCCTCCCTCACACGCCCTTCCCACTGGACCGCAACTGGTTGGTGA
- the prfB gene encoding peptide chain release factor 2 translates to MAGLDFDAELKQLDATMTSIEKVLDLPALRKEIDELGEQVAAPDLWDDQANAQKVTSRLSSLQADVERVTVLRGRLDDLGALVELGREENDADSLAEAEKEIGSVAKAIQSLEVRTLLSGEYDEREALVTIRSGAGGVDAADFAEMLQRMYLRWAERHGYATEVYDTSYAEEAGLKSTTFAVKAPYAYGTLSVESGTHRLVRISPFDNQGRRQTSFAAVEVVPVLEQTDEIDVPEEELRIDVYRSSGPGGQSVNTTDSAVRITHIPTGTVVSCQNEKSQLQNKASAMVILKAKLLALKKAEERAQIDALRGDVQGSWGDQMRSYVLHPYQMVKDLRTQFESGNTSGVFDGEIDEFIEAGIRWRRTGHTVAEQN, encoded by the coding sequence GTGGCTGGACTGGATTTTGACGCGGAGCTGAAACAGCTCGACGCGACGATGACCTCGATCGAGAAGGTGCTCGATCTCCCTGCGTTGCGCAAGGAGATCGACGAGCTCGGCGAGCAGGTTGCCGCGCCCGATCTCTGGGACGACCAGGCCAACGCGCAGAAGGTGACGTCGCGGCTGTCCAGCCTGCAGGCCGACGTCGAGCGGGTGACCGTGCTGCGGGGCCGGCTCGACGATCTGGGCGCGCTGGTCGAGCTGGGCCGCGAGGAGAACGACGCGGACAGCCTGGCCGAGGCGGAGAAGGAGATCGGCTCGGTCGCCAAGGCGATCCAGTCGCTCGAGGTCCGCACGCTGCTGTCCGGTGAGTACGACGAGCGTGAGGCGCTGGTGACGATCCGCTCCGGCGCGGGCGGTGTCGACGCCGCGGACTTCGCCGAGATGCTCCAGCGGATGTACCTGCGCTGGGCCGAGCGGCACGGTTACGCCACCGAGGTCTACGACACGTCGTACGCCGAAGAGGCCGGGCTGAAGTCGACCACGTTCGCGGTCAAGGCGCCGTACGCGTACGGCACGCTGAGCGTCGAGTCGGGTACGCACCGGCTGGTCCGGATCTCGCCGTTCGACAACCAGGGCCGCCGCCAGACGTCGTTCGCCGCCGTCGAGGTGGTCCCGGTGCTCGAGCAGACCGACGAGATCGACGTACCGGAAGAAGAGCTGCGGATCGACGTGTACCGGTCGTCCGGCCCGGGTGGTCAGAGCGTCAACACCACCGACTCCGCGGTCCGGATCACGCACATCCCGACCGGCACGGTGGTGTCGTGTCAGAACGAGAAGTCGCAGCTGCAGAACAAGGCCAGCGCGATGGTCATCCTGAAGGCCAAGCTGCTCGCGCTGAAGAAGGCCGAGGAGCGGGCCCAGATCGACGCGCTGCGCGGTGACGTGCAGGGCTCGTGGGGTGACCAGATGCGGTCCTACGTGCTGCACCCGTACCAGATGGTGAAGGACCTGCGGACGCAGTTCGAGTCGGGTAACACCTCGGGTGTGTTCGACGGTGAGATCGACGAGTTCATCGAGGCCGGCATCCGCTGGCGCCGCACCGGCCACACGGTTGCCGAACAGAACTGA
- a CDS encoding TetR/AcrR family transcriptional regulator, with protein sequence MELGRRERKKQQTRQAISDVATALFLERGFDAVTVAEVARAADVAVQTVFNHFPAKEDLFFDERGWWTGPARAIREAPADAEPVEVLEAQYLQETRERLTVGHLATWKQFVRTIEGSPALLARRRLTAEELETSLTEALDERSPDHLRNRLTAALYAAAQKVLEERLMAVLPDDASPAELTRAQAELEQAVAEVFAVLRRGLA encoded by the coding sequence ATGGAGCTCGGACGGCGGGAACGGAAGAAGCAGCAGACGCGGCAAGCCATCTCGGACGTGGCCACCGCGCTGTTCCTCGAGCGCGGCTTCGACGCGGTGACGGTGGCCGAGGTGGCGCGCGCGGCGGACGTCGCCGTGCAGACGGTGTTCAACCACTTCCCGGCCAAGGAGGATCTGTTCTTCGACGAGCGGGGGTGGTGGACCGGGCCGGCGCGGGCGATCCGCGAGGCGCCGGCGGACGCGGAGCCGGTCGAGGTGCTGGAAGCGCAGTACCTCCAGGAGACGCGGGAGCGGCTCACTGTCGGGCATCTGGCGACCTGGAAGCAGTTCGTGCGCACGATCGAGGGCAGTCCCGCGCTGCTCGCCCGGCGCCGCCTGACCGCCGAGGAGCTGGAGACCTCGCTCACCGAGGCCCTCGACGAGCGCTCGCCGGATCACCTCCGCAACCGGCTGACGGCAGCCCTGTACGCCGCCGCGCAGAAGGTTCTCGAGGAGCGCCTGATGGCCGTCCTGCCCGACGACGCGTCGCCGGCGGAGCTGACCCGCGCACAGGCTGAGCTCGAGCAAGCGGTCGCCGAGGTCTTCGCCGTTCTTCGTCGCGGTCTCGCCTGA
- a CDS encoding SDR family oxidoreductase: MTILVTGGRGAIARAVTAGLIAAGQDVRVASREPAALPSAVGYDATDPAPALRDISQVVLYSDPSSAPAFVAAAEAAGVKQVVLLSSLSALGGPDDPHAKTEQVIADATYATTCLQPGAFMSNTKYWAHQVRATGQVRLPYLDAEEAPIHELDIADAALRVLLDGPGNGHDGRGYPLTGPESMTRRRQIELITEVTGVPIEVVDLTPDQARAELGIRDEGQRETLLSYWASRVGIPAPIEPGVELLTAHTARHYTTWLTDNPGLFG; the protein is encoded by the coding sequence ATGACGATTCTCGTCACCGGCGGTCGCGGGGCGATCGCCCGCGCCGTCACCGCCGGCCTGATCGCGGCCGGCCAGGACGTCCGCGTCGCCAGCCGCGAGCCTGCCGCCCTCCCGTCGGCCGTCGGGTACGACGCGACGGACCCGGCGCCCGCACTGCGCGACATCAGCCAGGTCGTCCTGTACTCCGACCCGTCGTCGGCGCCTGCCTTCGTGGCTGCGGCCGAAGCGGCCGGGGTGAAGCAGGTCGTGCTGCTCTCCTCGCTGTCCGCGCTCGGCGGTCCGGACGATCCGCATGCGAAGACCGAGCAGGTGATCGCTGACGCGACGTACGCGACAACATGTCTCCAGCCCGGGGCGTTCATGAGCAACACGAAGTACTGGGCGCATCAGGTCCGCGCGACGGGTCAGGTTCGGCTGCCGTACCTCGACGCCGAGGAGGCGCCGATCCACGAGCTGGATATCGCGGACGCGGCACTGCGGGTTTTGCTCGACGGCCCGGGCAACGGGCACGACGGTCGTGGTTATCCGCTCACCGGCCCCGAGTCCATGACGCGGCGTCGGCAGATCGAGCTCATCACCGAGGTCACCGGCGTACCGATCGAGGTCGTCGACCTCACGCCGGACCAGGCCCGTGCCGAGCTGGGCATACGCGACGAAGGTCAGCGCGAGACCCTCCTGTCCTACTGGGCCTCCCGCGTCGGCATCCCGGCCCCGATCGAGCCCGGCGTCGAACTCCTCACCGCCCACACTGCCCGCCACTACACCACCTGGCTCACCGATAACCCCGGCCTGTTCGGTTAG
- a CDS encoding pilus assembly protein TadG-related protein: MTVLIIGFTIVILMMVVVVTDISKAFLVRRDLDATADGAVLAAANGLAAVYAQPGAGSNAAIDPEQARQLTAAYLDAVAASNRFDDLDWSVDVDGTTVTVRLTSTADLPFQPPGFPGTADVASEAAAIVPIR; the protein is encoded by the coding sequence ATGACCGTCCTGATCATTGGGTTCACCATCGTCATCTTGATGATGGTCGTGGTGGTGACCGACATCTCGAAGGCGTTCCTGGTACGACGGGACCTGGACGCGACCGCGGACGGTGCGGTGCTCGCGGCCGCGAACGGGCTGGCCGCCGTGTACGCGCAACCCGGTGCCGGGAGCAACGCCGCGATCGACCCGGAGCAGGCCCGGCAGCTGACCGCGGCGTACCTCGATGCCGTTGCTGCGAGCAACAGGTTCGACGATCTCGACTGGTCGGTGGACGTCGACGGGACGACGGTGACGGTCCGCCTCACCTCGACCGCCGACCTCCCGTTCCAGCCGCCCGGCTTCCCCGGCACCGCAGACGTAGCCTCCGAAGCCGCCGCCATCGTCCCCATCCGCTGA
- a CDS encoding TadE/TadG family type IV pilus assembly protein encodes MAGIPRRRDERGSAVVDFVLVATILVPLFLGILQVGLFLYVRNTVTAAASEGAHYAAVLNRAPADGEARTRDLIDGVVTDGLIDSVSAEATDIDGQPGVQVTVEAHMPPLGLWGPGISFSVQGHAVKETGE; translated from the coding sequence ATGGCCGGGATCCCGAGGCGCCGCGACGAGCGGGGATCGGCCGTCGTCGACTTCGTCCTGGTCGCGACGATCCTGGTGCCGTTGTTCCTCGGCATCCTGCAGGTCGGCCTGTTCCTGTACGTGCGCAACACTGTGACAGCCGCGGCCTCCGAGGGTGCGCACTACGCGGCCGTGCTCAACCGTGCACCGGCCGACGGCGAGGCGCGGACCCGGGACCTGATCGACGGCGTGGTGACGGACGGGCTGATCGACTCGGTGTCGGCGGAGGCGACCGACATCGACGGGCAGCCCGGCGTCCAGGTGACGGTCGAGGCGCACATGCCGCCGCTCGGCCTGTGGGGACCGGGCATCTCGTTCTCCGTCCAGGGACATGCGGTGAAGGAGACGGGCGAGTGA
- a CDS encoding type II secretion system F family protein, with translation MSPFLVGGFVGALFGVGLLVVVVRLPFFRKPSVDERISPYLRDLGAPDVFVGVVDSRSPFYAILRLFGPSLRSAARRLERILGGASTIRRRMQRAGIDRTVEEFRIEQLLWGTIAFAAGLVISIVAVTFGLGNPVGLLVFCLILGVLGVLGRDTFLTTQVRRRERRLLAELPTVAELLALSVAAGEGPAAALDRVARSCRGDLAEELKRVLAETRAGDTLVRALDALADRTGLLALSRFADGLAVALERGTPLADVLRAQAGDIREAGRRELIESGARREVAMMVPVIFLVMPVTIAFAFYPGAVGIRLIAG, from the coding sequence ATGAGTCCGTTCCTGGTCGGTGGTTTCGTCGGCGCGTTGTTCGGCGTCGGCCTGCTCGTGGTCGTGGTGCGGTTGCCCTTCTTCCGCAAGCCTTCGGTGGACGAACGCATCTCGCCGTACCTGCGGGATCTCGGGGCGCCGGACGTGTTCGTGGGCGTGGTGGACTCGCGGTCGCCGTTCTACGCGATCCTGCGGTTGTTCGGCCCGTCGCTGCGCTCCGCGGCGCGACGGCTGGAGCGGATCCTCGGCGGCGCGAGCACGATCCGCCGCCGGATGCAGCGGGCGGGGATCGACCGGACGGTCGAGGAGTTCCGCATCGAGCAGTTGCTCTGGGGGACGATCGCCTTCGCCGCCGGGCTGGTGATCTCGATCGTCGCCGTCACGTTCGGCCTCGGGAACCCGGTGGGCCTGCTGGTGTTCTGCCTGATCCTCGGGGTCCTCGGAGTTCTCGGTCGCGACACCTTCCTGACCACACAGGTACGGCGGCGTGAGCGGCGACTGCTCGCGGAGCTGCCGACCGTGGCGGAGCTGCTGGCGTTGTCGGTCGCGGCCGGTGAGGGTCCGGCCGCCGCGCTCGACCGGGTGGCCCGGTCCTGCCGCGGCGACCTCGCCGAGGAGCTCAAGCGGGTTCTGGCCGAGACCAGGGCGGGAGACACGCTGGTCCGTGCGCTCGACGCGCTCGCAGACCGGACCGGGTTGCTGGCGCTCTCGCGCTTCGCGGACGGGCTGGCGGTCGCGCTCGAGCGCGGTACCCCGCTGGCCGACGTACTGCGGGCGCAGGCCGGCGATATCCGGGAAGCCGGCCGCCGCGAACTGATCGAGTCCGGCGCGCGACGTGAGGTAGCCATGATGGTCCCGGTGATCTTCCTGGTCATGCCGGTGACCATCGCGTTCGCCTTCTACCCGGGCGCTGTCGGAATCCGGCTGATCGCCGGATGA
- a CDS encoding type II secretion system F family protein produces MGLLIGLFFGVGLLMIIAAIVAPAEAMPAAEGRLRAKSRDLLARAGIEGLTPGAFIGACLITGLTAFLLMFLVSKTLPVALVFGLMAGWVPIALVRARARRRLAEFRELWPDVVDNIASAVRAGLSLSEALAQVGERGPLQLREPFQRFGADYASTGRFAESLDRLKARLADPVGDRVVEALRIAREVGGGDLGRLLRSLSTFLRDDARTRSELESRQSWSVNGARVAVAAPWLVLALLSFQGDVIQRYNTPMGALIIGAGAVLCVIAYRLMLRIGRLPEPERVLR; encoded by the coding sequence ATGGGCCTCTTGATCGGGCTGTTCTTCGGGGTCGGCCTGCTGATGATCATCGCGGCGATCGTGGCGCCGGCCGAGGCCATGCCCGCCGCGGAGGGTCGGCTGCGTGCCAAAAGCCGCGACCTGCTCGCGCGCGCCGGGATCGAAGGCCTGACACCGGGTGCGTTCATCGGCGCGTGCCTGATCACCGGGCTGACCGCGTTCCTGCTGATGTTCCTGGTGTCCAAGACGTTGCCGGTCGCCCTGGTGTTCGGGCTGATGGCGGGCTGGGTGCCGATCGCGCTGGTCCGGGCGCGTGCCCGGCGGCGGCTGGCCGAGTTCCGCGAGCTGTGGCCCGACGTGGTGGACAACATCGCGTCGGCCGTGCGCGCGGGGCTGTCGCTGTCCGAGGCGTTGGCGCAGGTGGGGGAACGCGGGCCGCTGCAGCTGCGCGAGCCGTTCCAGCGGTTCGGTGCGGATTACGCGTCGACCGGCCGGTTCGCCGAGTCGCTCGACCGGTTGAAGGCGCGGCTCGCCGACCCGGTCGGTGACCGGGTGGTCGAGGCGCTGCGGATCGCGCGCGAGGTGGGCGGTGGCGACCTCGGGCGGCTGCTGCGGTCGCTGTCGACGTTCCTGCGCGACGACGCGCGGACCCGGTCGGAGCTCGAGTCCCGGCAGTCCTGGTCGGTCAACGGTGCGCGGGTCGCGGTCGCGGCGCCGTGGCTGGTGCTGGCGCTGCTGTCGTTCCAGGGCGACGTGATCCAGCGGTACAACACGCCGATGGGTGCGCTGATCATCGGCGCGGGCGCCGTCCTCTGCGTGATCGCGTACCGGTTGATGCTGCGGATCGGCCGGCTGCCCGAGCCCGAGCGGGTGTTGCGATGA
- a CDS encoding CpaF family protein, producing the protein MTADRLDAHRAGWNGAIELIDAQVRDVVRREGIDPLRDPGAVNAIVATVVREYDERSLSGVVPPIADIEAVSREVHDRVAGFGPLQRYLDDPAVEEIWINEPSRVFIAREGRHELTTTVLTEEEVSDLVERMLKTTGRRIDVSQPFTDARLPDGSRVHIVLGGITQRYAAVNIRKFTVRATRLSDLVQLGSLTPHAAAVLEASVAVGLNVLVSGGTQAGKTTMLNALAGSIPGSERVISCEEVFEIKLPIPDWVSMQTRQAGLEGTGEVRLRDLVKESLRMRPSRVIVGEVRGEECLDLLLALNSGLPGMCTIHANSAREALTKMCTLPLLAGENIGSRFVLPTVAGCVDLVVHLGIAADGHRRVREIVAVTGRVEEQAIETETLFQTYDGYLRRAEGHLPHPERFQQAGYNVAGLLTELPGGVH; encoded by the coding sequence ATGACTGCGGACAGGCTCGACGCGCACCGCGCGGGCTGGAACGGTGCCATCGAGCTGATCGACGCGCAGGTGCGCGACGTGGTGCGCCGCGAGGGGATCGACCCGCTCCGCGACCCCGGCGCGGTGAACGCGATCGTCGCGACCGTCGTCCGGGAGTACGACGAGCGCAGCCTGAGCGGCGTGGTGCCGCCGATCGCCGATATCGAGGCGGTCAGCCGGGAGGTGCACGACCGGGTCGCCGGCTTCGGGCCGCTGCAGCGCTACCTGGACGACCCGGCCGTCGAGGAGATCTGGATCAACGAGCCGAGCCGGGTGTTCATCGCCCGCGAGGGCCGGCACGAGCTGACCACGACCGTGCTGACCGAGGAGGAGGTCAGCGACCTGGTCGAGCGGATGCTGAAGACCACCGGCCGCCGGATCGACGTCTCCCAGCCGTTCACCGACGCCCGCCTGCCGGACGGCAGCCGGGTGCACATCGTCCTCGGCGGCATCACTCAACGCTATGCGGCAGTCAACATCAGGAAGTTCACGGTCCGCGCGACGCGGTTGAGCGACCTCGTCCAGCTCGGTTCGCTGACGCCGCACGCGGCCGCCGTCCTGGAGGCATCCGTTGCCGTCGGCCTCAATGTGCTCGTATCGGGCGGTACGCAGGCCGGCAAGACCACGATGCTGAACGCGCTGGCCGGTTCGATCCCCGGCAGCGAGCGGGTGATCAGCTGCGAGGAGGTCTTCGAGATCAAGCTGCCGATCCCCGACTGGGTGTCGATGCAGACCCGGCAGGCCGGTCTCGAGGGCACCGGCGAGGTGCGGTTGCGGGACCTGGTGAAGGAGTCGCTGCGGATGCGGCCGTCCCGGGTGATCGTCGGCGAGGTGCGCGGCGAGGAGTGCCTCGACCTGCTGCTCGCGCTGAACAGCGGCCTTCCCGGCATGTGCACGATTCACGCCAACTCGGCGCGCGAGGCGCTGACCAAGATGTGCACGCTGCCGCTGCTGGCCGGTGAGAACATCGGCTCCCGGTTCGTGCTGCCGACGGTGGCCGGTTGCGTCGATCTCGTCGTACACCTCGGTATCGCAGCGGACGGGCACCGGCGGGTGCGGGAGATCGTGGCGGTCACTGGGCGGGTCGAGGAGCAGGCGATCGAGACCGAGACCCTGTTCCAGACGTACGACGGTTACCTGCGCCGCGCCGAGGGGCATCTGCCGCATCCGGAGCGCTTCCAGCAGGCCGGGTACAACGTGGCCGGGCTGCTCACCGAGCTGCCCGGTGGAGTGCACTGA
- a CDS encoding GntR family transcriptional regulator has protein sequence MSTVQVQVDRNSRTPLHVQLAQQLEAAIQGGELPVGSRLSNEVDLAEAYGLSRPTVRQAIARLVDQGLLVRKRGVGTQVVGNSGQVRRSLELTSLYDDLTAAHRKPETEVLRFGISPATAEVATALQCEQGDRVLRLERLRRADGEPLALMRNWLPPEILETDPATLAERGLYQLLRAEGVRLKVAHQTISAVPATIDQARLLSEEPGSPLLATTRITYDDHGQPVEYGSHLYRASRYSFEHTLVHR, from the coding sequence ATGAGCACCGTCCAGGTCCAGGTCGATCGGAACAGCCGTACGCCGTTGCACGTGCAGCTGGCGCAGCAGCTGGAGGCGGCCATCCAGGGCGGTGAACTGCCCGTCGGGTCGCGCCTGAGCAACGAGGTGGACCTGGCAGAGGCGTACGGGTTGAGCCGGCCGACCGTACGGCAGGCGATCGCCCGTCTGGTCGACCAGGGCCTCCTGGTCCGCAAACGCGGCGTGGGCACACAGGTGGTCGGCAACTCAGGACAGGTACGCCGTTCGCTCGAGCTGACCAGCCTGTACGACGACCTGACCGCCGCGCACCGCAAGCCGGAGACAGAGGTACTGCGGTTCGGCATCTCACCCGCCACCGCAGAAGTCGCGACAGCACTGCAGTGCGAGCAGGGGGACCGTGTACTCAGGCTGGAGCGACTGCGCCGCGCGGACGGTGAACCGCTCGCACTGATGCGCAACTGGCTCCCGCCCGAGATCCTGGAGACGGACCCGGCCACGCTGGCGGAGCGTGGGCTCTACCAGTTGCTCCGTGCCGAGGGCGTCCGGCTGAAGGTGGCGCACCAGACCATCTCTGCCGTACCCGCGACGATCGACCAGGCGCGGCTGCTGTCGGAGGAGCCGGGGTCACCGCTCCTGGCGACCACGCGCATCACGTACGACGACCACGGCCAGCCGGTGGAGTACGGGTCCCACCTGTACCGGGCCAGCCGCTACTCGTTCGAGCACACGCTCGTCCACCGCTAG